TGCCGCACTCAGGGTCCTGTTCACGGCCTGAATTTTTTCGCCGTGCACTGCGGTTTACGTCTCGCGAATTTGCAGGAATTCCCTCGGCCTTTGTGTCAATAACCCGTTACTTGATAAATCCCCTTTGTACGGGTGCATATATCCTTTCATCTCTTGCCTCGGTCAGTTCCTGCATTCGCTCGACGTAATCCCTTGTGCACCGATAAGGGATAGCAGGTATTGCCGAAAAAATTCTAATGGCCGTTCACAGTACCCTTCGTGCGGCAGACACGGCGAAATTTTTCGTCTCTCATCGAAGGGGCCCCCGATGGTGGGGTATCGACCGGGACCTGAAAATCGCGAGCGGGCATGGATCCCGCCAAACACCTTTAAAAGAGTGTCTATTGATATACTAGGGCTACCCGACTCGTTTGGCGGGAGAGCGAGCGATTTTCCGGAGTCACATTTTCCTCGCCGGGGAAAATGTGACGTTCCCGGGAGATACCCCACCGGAGAGGGGACACGTGTAGGAGACGAAAAATTTTAGGGCTTGGGATAGAGGTCGAGGACCGAGGAGAGGAGGGTTTTGGTATAGGGCTGGGAGGGGGCGGAGTATACCCGGGCGGCGGGACCCTCTTCGATGATGCGGCCGCCGTGCATGACCGCGACGCGGTCGCACATGAACCTTATGACACGGAGGTCGTGGCTTATGAAGAGGTACGTCATGGAGAGCCTCTTCTGTATCGCCTTGAGGAGCGTCAGGATCTGGACCTGTATCGTGATGTCGAGGTTCGACACCGGCTCATCGCAGACGATGAATTCCGGGTCGGTCAGGACCGCCCTGGCTATGGCGATCCGCTGGCGTTCGCCTCCCGAGAATTGATGGGGATATTTTTTGAGCGAGGCCTGCGGCAGCTTCACCATATCCAATACCTCCCTCATCTTCACATCCATGCGGGCGCATTCTCTTTTCAATATCAGGCCTTCCGCCAGGATGTCAGAGACCCTCATCTTCGGGTCCAGGCTATTGTACGGGTCCTGGAATATCGCCTGGATCCTGCCTGTCGCGCGCCGGACGCTGCCCGAATCCGGCATCAGTATCCCCAGGATGATCTTGCCGAGCGTCGTTTTCCCGCAACCGGATTCGCCGACAAGACCGAAGACCTCGCCTTTTTCTATCGAGACCGTCACACCGTCTAGTACCCTGGCAAGGCCTACCGTCTCCCGCATCCGGCCCCTTTGTATGGGGAATGATTTCTTTACATCATCACACTCTATCATCATGCCAGCGCCTTTACAGATTCAAGGAGAGCTATAGTATAGGGGTCCTTCGGATTGTAAAACAACTCTTTCGTTCCGCCCGTCTCAACGATCCTGCCCCTCTGCATCACAGCCACCCTGTCGCACATCCTGGCGATTATGCCGAGGTCGTGGCTTATGAATAACATCGAGACCTTCCCTTCGCTCCTTATCTCTTCCAGGAGATCGAGTATCTTCGCCTGGACCGTGACATCCAGCGCCGTCGTCGGTTCGTCAAGGATGAGCAGCTCCGGCGAATTGACCAGCGCCATCGCTATCATCACGCGCTGCCTGGTCCCTCCTGACAGCTGGTGAGGATAGTCATGGAATATTTTGGATGGCTCGGGTATATGAACGCGCTCCAGATATTCAAGGCATAACCCCTTCGCCCCGGCCGGACCGCCCTGCCGCCTGTGCGCGATGACCGCTTCCATCATCTGCTCCCCTATGGTAAATACCGGGTTAAAAGAGCTGAGCGGCTCCTGGAATATCATGGCTATCCTTGATCCCCGGATAGAACGCAGGTCCTCTTCGCCCGCTTTAAATATGTCAATGCCGTTAAAGACGATCTCGCCGCCGGCTATGGCGCCCTGAGACGGTATAAGTTTAAGGATGGAGAGCGCCGTCATCGTCTTGCCGGAGCCGGACTCCCCTACGAGGCCGAATACCTCCTTATCCCGGATATCGAAGCTCACATCGTCGACGGCTTTCGTCGTCCCGGGCCCGGCGCCGAATTGGACCTTAAGATTTTTGACCTGCAGGATATTCATATTGTCATCATCTCCTCAGCCGCGGCTCCAACGCATCTCTCAGCCCTTCGCCCAGCAGATTATACGCCAGCACCGTAAGCAATATGAAGATGCCGGGGAATATGGTAAGCCACCACGCAACCCCGAGGGTAGATTTTCCGTCCATAAGTATATTCCCCCAGCTCGGGGTCGGCGGCTGGACGCCTATCCCGAGAAAACTCAAGCTCGACTCGACCAGTATCGCCCCGCCCATCCCAAGAGTCGCGCTCACCAGGACAGGGCCTATGGCGTTCGGTATAAGGTGTTTCATTATGATCCATGCGTCGCTTGCGCCCATGACCCTGGATGCGGCGACGAAATCCCTCTCCTTGAGCGTCAGGATCTCGGCCCTCACGAGACGGGCCACCCCCATCCAGCCGGTGGCCCCTATGACGAACATTATAGTGAATATGGAGGGCTCGAGGAACGCTATCACGGCAAGTATGAGAAAGAATGTCGGGAAACAGAGCATCACATCGACAAACCGCATTATCAGAGAGTCGACCTTCCCTCCGTAATACCCGGAGACCGACCCGAAGAAGATCCCTATCAGGACCGATATGCCGACCGCGATGAAGCCGATCGAAAGCGATATCCTGGAACCGTACACGATACGCGAGAATATATCGCGGCCGAGCGTATCGGTGCCCAGGAGGTGTCCGGCCGAAGGGCCGACGAGGACGGCACGGGTGTCCAGGGCGGTCGGATCGTGCGTGGCGATGAACGGCGCAAGCAAGGCAAAGAGGAGCATGATCATTATGAATACAAGTCCCCCAAAAGCCGCCCTGTTCCCGATCAGCTCTTTCATAGCTTGCCCTCGCTTATCCTTATCCTTGGGTCCGCGTACGAGTAAGCGATGTCGGCGAGGAGGTTGCCCAGGAGCGTAAGGATGGCCCCTATGGACAGGACCCCCATTATGGTCGAGTAATCCCTCGCCATTACGGAATCATAGAAGAGCCGCCCCATACCGGGTATGGAGAATATCGATTCGAATATGACGCTCCCGCCTATGAGGCCCGGCACCGAAAGACCGACGATAGTTATCACCGGGAGGAGGGCGTTCTTCAGGGCATGTTTGTATATGACCTGCTTCTCCGTAAGGCCCTTGGCCCGGGCCGTGCGTATATAATCCTCATCTTCCACGCCTATCATCGCCGTGCGCATATACCTGGAGATGCCGGCAAGCCCTCCGAAAGCCGAAATGGCAACGGGAAGGATGAGGTGCCTGGCGATATCGGCCGCCTTGCCCAGGAAAGTGAAGTATTCAAAATCGAGCGACCTTATCCCCGATACGGGGAGGAGTCCCAATCTTATGCCAAAGAGGCTCATGAGGAGGAGAGCGAGCCAGAACTCAGGCGTAGAGAACCCGATGAAGACGCCTACCGTAGTGAGCCGGTCCGCAAAGGACCCCCTCTTTACCGCGGATAATATCCCTATCGGTATGCCTACGGCCAATATGATCGCGAGGGAAAGGAAACTTATTAAGAGCGTTACCGGTATCCTCTCCATGATCTTTTCCGAGACGGGCCTGTCATCAACGTACGACCGACCAAAATCGAAGACCATAAACCGCCTGACCCATTCCAGATATTGGATGTGGACGGGCTTATCCAGGCCGTAAAGCTTCTCCACCCTGAGGCGCGCCTCATAGGATATCTTCGGGTTGAGGTCCGACTGTATGCCGGTGGGCTTGCCAGGGGCAAGGTGGATCACGAAAAACGAGATCACCGTTATGCCGAAGAGCACCGGTACCAGACCCAATAGACGCCTTATGATATAGCGGGCCATATATTATTTTTTTATGACCTTGAACGACTGATGTACCTTATCGCTCTTCGCGGAACCTGTATAGACCTGCCGGAGCGACCAGGTGTAGACCATCCCGTCACGGAACATATCCGCCTTCAGAGTGACGGAAAATTCATCGGATTTGGTACGGCGCTTGAGTATCAGCGAAGAGTCGAGCATCGCATATCCTTCATACAACCGGAAGTCATAATATGCCCGCCTCATGGAGTCACCCTCATGCGGGCTCCATTTGAATTCGAGTTCGCCCTTTCCGGTAAGGACCACTTCTTCGGTGGCAGGCGATATCAGACGCGGCGCCGGCACCATCTCGAATTCACTCTGGAGCCGGTATCGCATGGCAAAGAGCGGTTCGGTCAAGAGCGCCAGGGCCGCAACGGCTAAAAAAATGGTCCTTTTCCTCATATCTCCTCCGTATCTTTATCGAGGCACCAGGTCACAATAGTAGAAACGCCCGGCCCTGACGACGACTTCACCCTTTTCCCACAGGACCGGCTCCTTGAATATCGGGCCTTCATAGACGAACGAATGGAATTCCCCGTTCTCCCCGCACGGGTCGACCGACGGCGGAAGGTCTTTAAGGAACTGCCTGTCGAACTCCCTTCCTGCAAAACTTCCGTCCAGGGCATCGGAATCGACGCATGTTATGACCGCCTTAAATCCGCGGGATATGAACTCGCCGGCAAGCGCCGCCGTATCGCCTTTCCATAACGGGAATATGCCTTTGAGGCCCAGTTCAGCCAGCTTATCCTCCCTGTACTTCCTGAGGTCTTCCAAAAATATATCTCCGAAGGCAACGGAAGAGACGCCTCGCCCGATACTCTCTTCGAGGAAGGCCCTCATCTTCGACTCATACTCATCGCATGAAGAGCTCTCTGATATATGGACCGTCCCCAGGCCTATGCCCATAGAGAGGGCCTGTCGCTCCAGGAGGACCCGCCTCACGCCGTGCATGCTTATCCTGTCATATGGCTCTGTCACGGTGCTCAAAAGGAGGTCGATCTCTTTTGAGCCGTCACCCGCCATCCTGTGAAAGGCGAGCGCGCTGTCTTTGCCGCCGCTCCAGGCCATGATGACCTTCTCTCTCTTCTTCACCTGTACCTTCGGTCTTTCCCGGGCACATACCACCGTATGAAATTATAACCGATCCCTATCTTTGACGCCTCGACACCATGGAACCTCTTATGGACTACGGGCAGCATCTCGGGCGCGTACAGGAAGAGGTACGGCTGGTCATCGTATATGAGCCGGTGTATTTCGCGGTATATGGCCTCGCGCCTTGGCCGGTCAAACGTCCTCCGTCCCTCGTCCAGCAGTTCATCCACCTTATCGTTCCTGTACCCTACGAAATTGAACTCTCCCTCCCCCGTCTTCGATGAATGCCATATGTCGTAACAGTCGGGGTCGCGCGAGAGGAACCAGCCCATCAGCACCGCCTCAAAACGCCTCTTATCTATGAACTCGTTTATCATGGCGCTCCATTCGAGCACCCTTATCTTCATCCGTATGCCCACCGACTTTAAGGAGCGCTGTATCATCTCGGCGCATCTCAACCTCTCGGAATTACCCTGGTTCACAAGGACCGTGAACTCAAAATCCCTCCCGTCCTTCTCGACCCATCCGTCGCCGTCGGAATCCCGCCACCCGGCGAGCGACAAGAGCTCTTTCGCTTTCGACGGATCGCAGGGGGCGGGCTTCACATCGCCGTTGTAGGCCCATGAATCCGGGACGAACGGCCCGGTCGTCACCTTTGCGAGCCCGAAGAATATCGTATTTACCATCTCCTCTTTATCTACGGCGTAGTTTATCGCCTGCCTCACCAGCGGGTCCCGGAACTTCGGGTCCGCGAGGTTGTATCCCATATAGGTGAACCCGAAACTCGGATACCTGAATTTTTGGTAATGATCCCTGAAAAATAGACCGTCGGTCTGTCTCATATACTGGAGAGGCGTGAGCATGGACAGGTCTACCCCCTGGGTCTCCAGCTCAAGAAATATGGTGGACTCGTCCGGTATTATCCTGTATATATAACGGTCGATGTATGGCCTGCCCTCGAAATAGTCATGGTTGGATACGAGCTCTATCTTCTCCCCCGTCTTCCAGGACCTGAACTTATAGGGTCCGGTCCCAACCGGGTTACGGCCGAAACCGGTACTGTTGAGATCTTCGCCCTTAAGTATATGCTCCGGCATGATCCACATGCCCCAGCTCGATACGGCAGGCGAGAACGGCTCTTTGTATGTGACCTTTACGGTATGATCGTCGGGCGTCTCAAGGGACCTCACCCGCTCAAAGTCGCCGCTATAGGGTGTCTTGACGGCCGGGTCTACGAGTCTCCTGTACGTGAACTCCACGTCTTTCGAAGTGAACGGCACGCCGTCATGCCACCGCACTCCCTTTCGCAGATGGAACGTTATGCCAAGGCCGTCGCCGGAGACCTCCCAGCTCTCTGCCAGGTCCCCGGTAAGGTTGATATCCTTGTCATATTTTACAAGGCCGTTGAATATCATGCCGCAGACGTCGCTTGAGGCGGAATCGGACGCAAGTATGGGAAGAAGGGTGCGGGCGTCGCTGATAGAAGCGACGACTATAGCGTCGCCGTAAGAGGGGCCGTCATCTCCGGAGGCATGTACCGCGGCGCTCAATAAAAAAAATACCGCCAAAAGTATCGGCGGTATAGATGACGATCTCTTATATACCTTCATGGGGAATATTCCCCTTTTAATAATCGAACGGGCCGGTATCCGGTAATGGTTGAGGCGTGCCCGACTGGGTCATGGGCATCCTGACCGTCTCTTTAGCGACAAGAGAACGCCCTCTATGGCTCGTCATTACACCCAGGGTGAGGCAGGTCAGGATATAGACGATGGCTGAGATGGCCGTCGCCCTGGTCAGGAATAAGGATGTCTTCGTCCCGAAAAGGGTCTGGGTCGAGCTCCCGCCGAACGATTCGGAGAGGCCCCCTCCGCGCCCTGCCTGAAGCAGGATGACCGCTATCAATACCAAGGAGACCACTATATGTATCGCTATCACAAGTCCGTATAACATGGTTTCACCCCGTTCTTATAAACAATTTTTGACTATCCCGGAGAAAGAATCCGCCTTCAGGCTCGCTCCCCCCACGAGCGCGCCGTCGACGTCTTCCTGCGAGATAAGCTCTTTTATATTGTCCGGCTTCACGCTCCCGCCGTACTGTATCCTGACCTTTTTGGACAGCTCCTCATCGTACATCTTCTTCAACAGGTCCCGGATATACCTGTGGACCTCCTGGGCCTGCTCTTTCGTCGCATTGACGCCGGTGCCTATAGCCCATACCGGCTCATAAGCTATCACGGTCCGTAACATATCGCTCTTGGGGATACCGGCGAGCGAGTTCTCCACATGGTCCCTTATAACGTCGAACGTCTTCCCGGCCTTCCTGTCCTCAAGCCTCTCGCCCACGCATACGATCGGCGTAAGCCCTTCTGCCAGGACCGCCTTCGCCTTGCTGTTCACCGTCGCATTCGTCTCCCCGAAGTATTGCCTCCTTTCGGAGTGGCCCACTATCACATACTCGCAGCCGGCGGATTTCAGCATGGCGGCCGAGACCTCACCAGTAAAGGCGCCTGAATTCTCCCAGTAAACATCCTGGGCCCCTAACCTTATATTCGTGTCTACGATCAGATCATGCACATCGCTCAATGACGTAAAGGGCGGGCATACTACGATCTCTATCTCCGAGATATCATAAAGCGAGCGCTTCAGCATGTTGACGAGCTCTACGGACTCGGGTATCGTCTTATTCAGTTTCCAGTTGCCGGCTATTATTATCTTGCGCATATTGTCCGCCTACTTATCCTGCAACGCATCTATGCCCGGCAGTCCGCGGCCTTCCAGGTACTCAAGAGACGCCCCGCCGCCGGTCGATATGTGGGTCATCTTCTTTTCCAGCTTGAACTTCGATATTGCTGCCGCCGTATCGCCGCCGCCTATTATCGTTGTGGCCCCTTTAAGGTTGGCCAGGAATCTCCCGATCTCCTCTGTGCCCTTGGCAAACTTATCCATCTCGAACACCCCGAGAGGGCCGTTCCATACGACGGTCTTTGCGCCCTTGAGATTATCCTTGAATATCTTTACCGTCTTCGGTCCTATATCCAGACCCATCCAGCCGTCAGGTATATCCTCTCCGACCATCCTCACATTGGCAAGCGCATCGAACTTATCGGCGATGACGTTATCTACGGGAAGGACCATGGGGATATTCTTCTTCGCCGCCTTATCGAGGGCCGCCTTGGCTGTTTCGAAGCCGTCCTTGTCCAGCTTTGACGAGCCGATCGTCTTCCCCTTTGCCTTCAGGAATGTATAGGCCATACCGCCGCCTATCAGCAGGACATCCACTTTATCGAGCAGGTTGTCTATCACCTTTATCTTGTCCTTGACCTTTGCGCCGCCCAGTATAGCGACGAACGGCCTCTTAGGGTCGGAGACGGCGTTACCGAGGTACTCTATCTCTTTCTCCAAAAGGAACCCGGCTGCGGAGGGCAGGTATTTCGTTACGCCCTCCGTTGAGGCATGGGCCCTGTGGGCCGTGCCGAAAGCGTCATTTATGAAGATCTCGCCCAGCGAGGCAAGCTCCGCGGCAAAACCGGCATCGTTGGCCTCTTCCTCCGCATGGAACCTCAGGTTCTCCAGGAGTATGATATCATTCTCTTTCATGGCCAGGACCGTCTTCTTGACTTCCGGGCCTATGCAATCCTTGAGCGCCGTGACGGGCCTCTCCAGAAGCTCTCCCAGCCGCTTCGCAACAGGGGCAAGGCGCATCTTCTCGACGACCTTGCCGTCCGGCCTTCCTAAGTGGCTCATCAATATGACCTTAGCGCCTTTATCGAGGGCATATTTAATGGTTGGGATGCTGGCCCTTATCCTGATATCGTCGGTTATCTTAAGATTATCGTCCAGGGGCACGTTGAAATCGACCCGTATCAATACACGTTTCCCCTTCAGGTCCATATCCTTTATCGTCTTCTTCGCCATATCTTCCTCTCCTTAATATAGTAAGAGTATTAAATTATAATGGCCCCTCAGGGGATTGTCAAGAGAGAAAATTTTACTTGAAGACGAACCCTGTCTGGATGGACCAGAAGAGGAGGTCAAGTTCGGGCATCGGGATACGGATATCTCCGGCGAAGCGGCGCATCTTCTCCTCTATCTCCAGGTAGGTCTTCCGGGAGCCCAGCGAGGAAGGGATCCTCTGTATGACACCGTATCTTTTCAGGTTCTTCAGTATATGCCTGTCGAGTATGGCGATATCGTCTCCGAGGCCTATATTACGCAGGAAGTGGCTCGCCTCCTTGTAGCCCAGCCCCTTGACGTTCTCTACCAGCCATTCCCTTGTATCCTGTACGCGCCCCGGCTCGATCCGGCTCTTGATATCGAGCCGGCCTCCGGGTCCGGATGAGAATAGCCGGCGCGCCCCCACCAGGAATAAGGCCTTCTTATTATGGAATCTGACCTTGCCCCTGATCTTCGGCCTTACCTCGCGCGCGCCCCCTTTCAGGAGGAGCCCGGTATCTTTAAGCTCGCGTATCGCCCTGTCGCAGAGGACGGCATTGGCATTAGCCGTGAAGAGACAAAAACAGAGCTCCCCGAATATATCTCTGTCCGGGCGTCCGCCGAGAGAGCGGAACTCCCCCAGGCGCCTCTTTATCTCGGCCTTTCTCTTATTATACTCTCCGGCTAAAAATTCTCTGTCACTCTTCATGGGATCGAAATATATCCTGGCGGGTCGTGTCAACGGCTCTTATTAAGGTAGCGGAATGCCCCCAGAGCGGCCTTGGAGCCCTCGCCTGCGGCGATGACGATCTGTTTCTCCGGGACATCCGTTACGTCGCCGGCGGCGAATATGCCCGGCACGCTCGTTTCGTTATATGAATTGACCTTTATCTCTCCGCGCTGGTTCTTCTCGACATCGGGAGCGATACCGGAATTGGGTATGAGGCCTATCTCCACGAATACGCCTTCGACCGGGACCGTCTCTTCCCTGCCGCCGCGCCTTATTTTTATGCCGTTCACGAACTTCTCTCCCGTGACGGCCGTAACTTTCGTGTCGTTCAGTA
The DNA window shown above is from Candidatus Omnitrophota bacterium and carries:
- a CDS encoding ABC transporter ATP-binding protein; the protein is MNILQVKNLKVQFGAGPGTTKAVDDVSFDIRDKEVFGLVGESGSGKTMTALSILKLIPSQGAIAGGEIVFNGIDIFKAGEEDLRSIRGSRIAMIFQEPLSSFNPVFTIGEQMMEAVIAHRRQGGPAGAKGLCLEYLERVHIPEPSKIFHDYPHQLSGGTRQRVMIAMALVNSPELLILDEPTTALDVTVQAKILDLLEEIRSEGKVSMLFISHDLGIIARMCDRVAVMQRGRIVETGGTKELFYNPKDPYTIALLESVKALA
- a CDS encoding phosphoglycerate kinase, translated to MAKKTIKDMDLKGKRVLIRVDFNVPLDDNLKITDDIRIRASIPTIKYALDKGAKVILMSHLGRPDGKVVEKMRLAPVAKRLGELLERPVTALKDCIGPEVKKTVLAMKENDIILLENLRFHAEEEANDAGFAAELASLGEIFINDAFGTAHRAHASTEGVTKYLPSAAGFLLEKEIEYLGNAVSDPKRPFVAILGGAKVKDKIKVIDNLLDKVDVLLIGGGMAYTFLKAKGKTIGSSKLDKDGFETAKAALDKAAKKNIPMVLPVDNVIADKFDALANVRMVGEDIPDGWMGLDIGPKTVKIFKDNLKGAKTVVWNGPLGVFEMDKFAKGTEEIGRFLANLKGATTIIGGGDTAAAISKFKLEKKMTHISTGGGASLEYLEGRGLPGIDALQDK
- a CDS encoding peptide-binding protein: MKVYKRSSSIPPILLAVFFLLSAAVHASGDDGPSYGDAIVVASISDARTLLPILASDSASSDVCGMIFNGLVKYDKDINLTGDLAESWEVSGDGLGITFHLRKGVRWHDGVPFTSKDVEFTYRRLVDPAVKTPYSGDFERVRSLETPDDHTVKVTYKEPFSPAVSSWGMWIMPEHILKGEDLNSTGFGRNPVGTGPYKFRSWKTGEKIELVSNHDYFEGRPYIDRYIYRIIPDESTIFLELETQGVDLSMLTPLQYMRQTDGLFFRDHYQKFRYPSFGFTYMGYNLADPKFRDPLVRQAINYAVDKEEMVNTIFFGLAKVTTGPFVPDSWAYNGDVKPAPCDPSKAKELLSLAGWRDSDGDGWVEKDGRDFEFTVLVNQGNSERLRCAEMIQRSLKSVGIRMKIRVLEWSAMINEFIDKRRFEAVLMGWFLSRDPDCYDIWHSSKTGEGEFNFVGYRNDKVDELLDEGRRTFDRPRREAIYREIHRLIYDDQPYLFLYAPEMLPVVHKRFHGVEASKIGIGYNFIRWYVPGKDRRYR
- a CDS encoding ABC transporter permease, encoding MARYIIRRLLGLVPVLFGITVISFFVIHLAPGKPTGIQSDLNPKISYEARLRVEKLYGLDKPVHIQYLEWVRRFMVFDFGRSYVDDRPVSEKIMERIPVTLLISFLSLAIILAVGIPIGILSAVKRGSFADRLTTVGVFIGFSTPEFWLALLLMSLFGIRLGLLPVSGIRSLDFEYFTFLGKAADIARHLILPVAISAFGGLAGISRYMRTAMIGVEDEDYIRTARAKGLTEKQVIYKHALKNALLPVITIVGLSVPGLIGGSVIFESIFSIPGMGRLFYDSVMARDYSTIMGVLSIGAILTLLGNLLADIAYSYADPRIRISEGKL
- a CDS encoding N-glycosylase/DNA lyase codes for the protein MKSDREFLAGEYNKRKAEIKRRLGEFRSLGGRPDRDIFGELCFCLFTANANAVLCDRAIRELKDTGLLLKGGAREVRPKIRGKVRFHNKKALFLVGARRLFSSGPGGRLDIKSRIEPGRVQDTREWLVENVKGLGYKEASHFLRNIGLGDDIAILDRHILKNLKRYGVIQRIPSSLGSRKTYLEIEEKMRRFAGDIRIPMPELDLLFWSIQTGFVFK
- a CDS encoding diphthine--ammonia ligase: MKKREKVIMAWSGGKDSALAFHRMAGDGSKEIDLLLSTVTEPYDRISMHGVRRVLLERQALSMGIGLGTVHISESSSCDEYESKMRAFLEESIGRGVSSVAFGDIFLEDLRKYREDKLAELGLKGIFPLWKGDTAALAGEFISRGFKAVITCVDSDALDGSFAGREFDRQFLKDLPPSVDPCGENGEFHSFVYEGPIFKEPVLWEKGEVVVRAGRFYYCDLVPR
- the tpiA gene encoding triose-phosphate isomerase, translating into MRKIIIAGNWKLNKTIPESVELVNMLKRSLYDISEIEIVVCPPFTSLSDVHDLIVDTNIRLGAQDVYWENSGAFTGEVSAAMLKSAGCEYVIVGHSERRQYFGETNATVNSKAKAVLAEGLTPIVCVGERLEDRKAGKTFDVIRDHVENSLAGIPKSDMLRTVIAYEPVWAIGTGVNATKEQAQEVHRYIRDLLKKMYDEELSKKVRIQYGGSVKPDNIKELISQEDVDGALVGGASLKADSFSGIVKNCL
- the secG gene encoding preprotein translocase subunit SecG, with the translated sequence MLYGLVIAIHIVVSLVLIAVILLQAGRGGGLSESFGGSSTQTLFGTKTSLFLTRATAISAIVYILTCLTLGVMTSHRGRSLVAKETVRMPMTQSGTPQPLPDTGPFDY
- a CDS encoding ABC transporter permease, whose protein sequence is MKELIGNRAAFGGLVFIMIMLLFALLAPFIATHDPTALDTRAVLVGPSAGHLLGTDTLGRDIFSRIVYGSRISLSIGFIAVGISVLIGIFFGSVSGYYGGKVDSLIMRFVDVMLCFPTFFLILAVIAFLEPSIFTIMFVIGATGWMGVARLVRAEILTLKERDFVAASRVMGASDAWIIMKHLIPNAIGPVLVSATLGMGGAILVESSLSFLGIGVQPPTPSWGNILMDGKSTLGVAWWLTIFPGIFILLTVLAYNLLGEGLRDALEPRLRR
- a CDS encoding ATP-binding cassette domain-containing protein, with the protein product MMIECDDVKKSFPIQRGRMRETVGLARVLDGVTVSIEKGEVFGLVGESGCGKTTLGKIILGILMPDSGSVRRATGRIQAIFQDPYNSLDPKMRVSDILAEGLILKRECARMDVKMREVLDMVKLPQASLKKYPHQFSGGERQRIAIARAVLTDPEFIVCDEPVSNLDITIQVQILTLLKAIQKRLSMTYLFISHDLRVIRFMCDRVAVMHGGRIIEEGPAARVYSAPSQPYTKTLLSSVLDLYPKP